Below is a window of Cryobacterium sp. PAMC25264 DNA.
CGCGGGGAACGGCCCTCAGGAACCCGACGACTGGGCGTGCGGCGCCTGGCCATGGCCGGGTTGCACCGGTGCGGGCTGTGCTGGTACGGGCTGTGCTGGCGCGAAATCGGAGGGCGCGGACGACTCAGGCCCCTCCGACGACTCGTCGTCGGACGGCGACTGCTCGTCGTCCTGGCCGGACGTCGTTCCGTCGTCGGTGCCGCCGTTTCCGGTGCCGACGCTTCCGGTGCCGACCGTGGTCGTGCCACTCCCTGACGCCCAGAGCAGGCCCGCCAGCACTCCCCCTCCGACGACGCTGACCGCGCCGACCACCACCGTCACAGCCAGCGCGGCGGCCTTCCCGGTGCTTCTGATGCTGATCACGAATCCCTTCCCGCCCGGCCAGACCGTGGCGGCATCCGCGCTCGAGGGCGATCGTCCCCGAGGCTGTCCTGCCTCGAGCGTGCGCCGGTATTCTTCCAGAATTCTTAGATCGCCGGGACTGTGCAGATCGGCTCAGGGGGCCACCCTGTGCAGGACCCCCGGGCGGCCGCGTCCGTCGACCGGGTGAGCCGCAACCGGTGTCCCGTCAGCGCCGGGCCGGAAGGGTCACGGCCACGGTCGCCCCTGTACCGCTGAAAGGCTCAATGGAGACGGAGCCACCGTGCCGTGCCGCCACCTCGGCGACCAGGGCGAGTCCCAGGCCGTAGTGCCGTGGACCGGCTGCGGTTGCGTCTGCGTCTGTATCTGCGGTACCGCTGGCGCCCTCGGGAGCAGCAGCACCGGAGGCCGAGGCAGAGGCAGCGGGTGCGTCGGCGCCCCCCGGTGACCCGGCACGGGTGCTGGCGAATCGTTCGAAGGCGTGGGCATCCGTGCCGGCGGGGAACCCCGGACCGTCGTCGCTGACCAGGATGACCGCGTTCACGCCCACGATCTGCACGTCCACCCGTACGCTGTGCACGGCATGGTCCACGGCGTTGGACACCAGTGCCGTGAACAGCCGATGCAGGGCGATTCTCGCGCCGTCGACCATGACCGGGGCGCCGGACCCGGTGCGCTCCAGCGAAAGGTTCTGGTGCTCAGCGACGGGCCTCAATGAGGCGACCGCTTCGTCGGCGAGTGCGGCGATGTCCAGCGGCTGCTGCTCGAGGACCTCGCGCGGATCGGCCGCGATCAACAGGTCTTCGAGGATTTCGGTGAGCATCCGGGAATCCTGCACGATCTCGTCGACCTGTCCGCGAATCTGGGCCGATGCTCCCGGGGCGCCGTCGTCGTCGGGCCCGGTCAGCGCCGGGAGCCGGCGCCGCAACATCTGGGCTCTGGTGCTCAGAACCGTGAGCGGAGTGCGGAGTTCGTGGCTGGCGTCTGCGACGAACCTGCGCTGGAGGGCGAGGGCCTCGGCCAGGGGCTGCATCGCGCGCCGCGCCATCCAGGTGGCCAGGAACCACGCGGCGATGGCAGCCAGGATGCCGGACACGGAAAGTGCCAGGATCAGCCGGCCCCGTTCCTCATCACGTTGGTGCTGGTCGACAGCCACCTGGGTCAGGTGCGGACCGTTCTGGCTGGTGACTACCCGGTAGTCGTGTCCGTCGATGCTGACCGAGCTCTCCACGGGCTCCCCTGTCTCGGCGACGGAACGCAGGGCGTCCTCGTCGGGAAGTTGGGCGGGCAGGTCCCGGGAGGTTCGGAGCCTCCCGTCATCGACGACGATGAGGTAGACGCCGTCGGGTGCCTCATCCGGGGAGTCGATCGAGGCGCTGTTGCTGATCTCCTGATCGGATGCCTCCTGCTGGCCCGCGCTGACGATGCCCAGCACGAGCCCGCCCACGAGCAGAAGCAGGACCACGATAAGGCCGGTGAACTGCATGGCGAGACGCCGCGCGGCGCGGCGCAGCTCAGGATCGTCCGTGCGGTCCGTCCGCACACCGATTGACAGCATCGCCGTCCTACTGAGGACCGTCCTGCCCAGGGCCGTGCGTGGCCGGCCGGTGTCCGGGCGGTTCACAGCGGGCGTCCGATCCGGTAGCCGATACCGCGCACGGTGTGCACGCAATCGCGGCCCAGTTTCTTGCGCAGGTAGTGCACGTACGTGTC
It encodes the following:
- a CDS encoding HAMP domain-containing sensor histidine kinase, translated to MLSIGVRTDRTDDPELRRAARRLAMQFTGLIVVLLLLVGGLVLGIVSAGQQEASDQEISNSASIDSPDEAPDGVYLIVVDDGRLRTSRDLPAQLPDEDALRSVAETGEPVESSVSIDGHDYRVVTSQNGPHLTQVAVDQHQRDEERGRLILALSVSGILAAIAAWFLATWMARRAMQPLAEALALQRRFVADASHELRTPLTVLSTRAQMLRRRLPALTGPDDDGAPGASAQIRGQVDEIVQDSRMLTEILEDLLIAADPREVLEQQPLDIAALADEAVASLRPVAEHQNLSLERTGSGAPVMVDGARIALHRLFTALVSNAVDHAVHSVRVDVQIVGVNAVILVSDDGPGFPAGTDAHAFERFASTRAGSPGGADAPAASASASGAAAPEGASGTADTDADATAAGPRHYGLGLALVAEVAARHGGSVSIEPFSGTGATVAVTLPARR